One segment of Synechococcus sp. A15-24 DNA contains the following:
- a CDS encoding Fur family transcriptional regulator → MSLSSPSAPTDGSLQQGLHQDGRRLTPQRKRVLELFVHRGSGCHLSAEEVHQQLASLQLKVSLATVYRTLRLLADMGFLQELELSEGGRRFELAQGDHRDHHHVVCIRCGRTEEFESEPVLMAGADAAQQFGFKLIESSLNVRALCPNCQD, encoded by the coding sequence GTGTCGCTGTCCTCCCCGTCTGCTCCCACCGATGGGTCCCTTCAGCAGGGCCTCCACCAGGACGGTCGTCGTCTGACACCCCAGCGGAAACGGGTTCTCGAGTTGTTCGTACACCGCGGCTCCGGCTGTCACTTAAGTGCAGAGGAGGTGCATCAACAACTGGCATCCCTGCAGCTGAAGGTCTCGCTGGCGACCGTGTACCGAACCCTCCGCCTGCTGGCGGACATGGGGTTTCTGCAGGAGTTGGAGCTCAGTGAAGGGGGCCGTCGCTTTGAGCTTGCCCAGGGTGATCACCGCGATCACCACCATGTGGTGTGCATCCGCTGCGGACGCACCGAAGAATTCGAAAGTGAGCCGGTGCTAATGGCCGGCGCCGATGCCGCTCAGCAGTTCGGCTTCAAATTGATCGAGTCCAGTCTGAATGTGCGGGCCCTTTGCCCAAATTGTCAGGACTGA
- a CDS encoding response regulator transcription factor, with protein MQRCVDLNLHPRQDNPRLKDVDALLEGSTIVACMGDRLTLASFGMAMTIWPRLLAAVTTADEALLCVRQHKPDLLFVTEDLEQGYGISLMREVEEIHAPTRTLIFLRRENPLVVNEALEAGADGVMFISSIGSHRGDFFKALQRTRDGGVYYPDAIRAMVRETSPQDRDAQLLLEDLSELELEVLRLLTAGQTNREISDELFVSAETVKSHVSAVIGKLGVRDRTQAAIFAIRNGRDLIPSAK; from the coding sequence TTGCAGCGCTGCGTGGATCTCAACCTGCATCCTCGCCAGGACAACCCACGGCTCAAGGATGTGGACGCTCTTCTGGAGGGCTCCACGATCGTCGCCTGCATGGGGGATCGGCTGACCTTGGCCAGCTTTGGCATGGCGATGACGATCTGGCCGCGGCTTCTGGCAGCCGTCACCACCGCTGATGAGGCATTGCTCTGCGTGCGGCAGCACAAGCCCGATCTGTTGTTCGTGACCGAAGATCTTGAACAGGGTTACGGCATCAGCCTGATGCGTGAGGTGGAAGAGATCCACGCCCCCACTCGCACACTGATTTTTCTGCGACGTGAAAATCCGTTGGTCGTGAACGAAGCGCTTGAGGCTGGCGCCGATGGTGTGATGTTCATCTCTTCGATCGGGAGCCATCGCGGTGACTTCTTCAAGGCGCTGCAACGCACCCGTGACGGAGGTGTCTATTACCCCGATGCCATCCGTGCGATGGTCCGCGAAACGTCGCCCCAGGACCGAGATGCTCAGCTGTTGCTCGAGGATCTGTCCGAGCTGGAACTGGAGGTGCTGCGATTGCTGACTGCAGGTCAGACCAATCGCGAGATTTCAGACGAACTGTTTGTCTCTGCGGAGACGGTCAAAAGTCATGTCAGCGCCGTGATCGGAAAGCTTGGTGTGCGTGACCGCACCCAGGCGGCCATCTTTGCCATTCGGAATGGAAGAGATCTGATCCCGTCTGCGAAGTGA
- a CDS encoding metallophosphoesterase: MRILQLSDPHLVAADAPLVRERPAMALLERALLEGQRENPDLVLISGDLCQDESWGGYVRLRRLLEAHVHGPVGLLPGNHDHPLLLKAVLGRRFCTAPAELIVQGTRLVLLNSHRSGCSAGWLGPHQLQWLQQRLADPMRRDLPLVVALHHPPVAIGHPVMDTMNLSDHHQLAAIIQPHAALRAVVFGHIHQHWHGTWPQRPDVPLLGCPSTLRSFQCVQPCPLGRAEDPGGRLLEIHTDGSLSQRVLRWSPC, from the coding sequence ATGCGGATCCTGCAGCTGAGTGACCCCCATCTGGTGGCAGCCGATGCGCCCCTGGTGCGTGAACGCCCGGCCATGGCCCTTCTGGAACGGGCCTTGCTGGAAGGGCAGCGCGAGAATCCCGATCTTGTGCTGATCAGCGGTGATCTCTGCCAGGACGAGAGCTGGGGAGGCTATGTCCGCCTGCGACGACTGCTGGAGGCCCATGTCCATGGTCCGGTGGGGCTGTTGCCCGGCAACCACGATCACCCGCTGCTGCTGAAGGCCGTGCTGGGTCGTCGTTTCTGCACGGCTCCCGCCGAGTTGATTGTTCAAGGCACGCGGCTGGTTCTGCTCAACAGCCACCGCAGCGGTTGTTCCGCCGGTTGGCTCGGGCCACACCAGCTGCAGTGGTTGCAGCAGCGACTCGCTGATCCAATGCGCCGGGATCTTCCTCTGGTGGTGGCCCTGCATCACCCGCCGGTGGCCATCGGTCATCCCGTGATGGACACGATGAATCTCAGCGATCACCACCAGCTGGCAGCCATTATTCAGCCCCACGCTGCGCTGCGAGCTGTGGTTTTCGGTCATATCCATCAGCACTGGCACGGAACCTGGCCCCAGCGTCCGGATGTCCCCCTGCTTGGCTGTCCGTCCACTCTGCGCAGTTTTCAGTGCGTGCAGCCCTGCCCGTTGGGCCGGGCGGAGGACCCGGGGGGGCGTCTTCTGGAGATTCACACCGACGGCAGCCTCAGCCAGCGTGTGCTGCGCTGGTCCCCCTGTTGA
- a CDS encoding TIGR02450 family Trp-rich protein, whose amino-acid sequence MGWNPARAWTSQDPVGGYRHFQLVLQGGRGDQRWVELAAVLAPGYRERVLWRDLKDRSRWISGWQSIPESHADPAAE is encoded by the coding sequence ATGGGCTGGAATCCCGCCCGGGCCTGGACCAGTCAGGACCCTGTGGGGGGGTATCGCCACTTTCAGCTGGTTCTGCAGGGTGGTCGTGGCGATCAGCGTTGGGTTGAGCTGGCGGCGGTGCTGGCTCCGGGGTACCGCGAGCGGGTGCTCTGGCGAGATCTGAAGGACCGCTCCCGCTGGATCAGTGGTTGGCAGTCCATCCCCGAGAGCCATGCGGATCCTGCAGCTGAGTGA
- a CDS encoding DUF3764 family protein: protein METHVLTFSITKPFSEWAKIYDQSAPFQKAAGITSLYRGVSKDDPSKVCAVMQAQPGVMEQFIEDNTELIVSSGHVLESTVSQVFLAG, encoded by the coding sequence ATGGAAACCCACGTCCTCACCTTCAGCATCACCAAGCCCTTCAGCGAATGGGCCAAGATTTATGACCAATCTGCGCCCTTCCAAAAAGCAGCCGGCATCACCTCGCTCTATCGCGGCGTCAGCAAAGACGACCCCAGCAAGGTGTGCGCGGTGATGCAAGCCCAACCCGGTGTGATGGAGCAGTTCATTGAAGACAACACCGAGTTGATCGTCTCTTCCGGTCACGTTCTGGAGAGCACCGTTAGCCAGGTGTTCCTCGCCGGCTGA